One genomic segment of Streptococcus salivarius includes these proteins:
- a CDS encoding glycerate kinase, producing the protein MRILIAPDSFKESLSAKEVALALKSGFENALPNADFDLMPIGDGGEGTLDALAENLNLEKKSIKIPHAYTSDGSVFFASNGQTAIFEMAAICGLEHISKEKRNPLALTTQGVGELIVHLVQSGVRDFIIGVGGSATNDGGIGMAYGLGYRFYDSEGQELEPIGANLGLIKKVSSENKLDLSGVTIRLITDVDNPLCGQHGATYIFGEQKGLSPSQFKKVDQDMSQFYTDFAPEVLKLAGSGAGGGMAAGLVAFADAEIKSGIDFVLDCVDFDQRVKYADLVIVGEGRMDSQSLSGKAPVGVARRTPSAIPVIAICGSLKDDLPDFPVAGISAAFPIIGKVADLDQVLAAAKENLYRTGLNVGNLIKLSKTL; encoded by the coding sequence ATGCGAATTTTGATTGCACCTGATTCATTTAAGGAGAGCTTATCTGCAAAAGAGGTCGCCTTAGCTCTTAAATCAGGCTTTGAAAATGCTTTACCCAACGCTGATTTTGACCTCATGCCAATAGGCGATGGTGGCGAAGGCACCTTAGATGCTCTTGCTGAAAATCTAAATCTTGAGAAGAAAAGTATCAAGATTCCTCATGCCTATACAAGTGATGGAAGTGTTTTTTTTGCTAGCAATGGCCAGACTGCCATTTTTGAAATGGCTGCGATTTGTGGCTTGGAGCATATTTCTAAGGAGAAACGAAATCCTCTAGCTCTAACGACACAAGGAGTAGGTGAACTAATTGTTCATTTGGTTCAATCTGGCGTCCGAGATTTTATTATAGGCGTAGGTGGATCTGCTACCAATGATGGTGGTATTGGTATGGCATATGGATTGGGTTATCGTTTTTATGATTCTGAGGGACAGGAGCTTGAGCCAATAGGTGCTAATCTTGGTCTCATTAAAAAGGTTTCCTCTGAAAATAAGCTTGATTTGTCTGGTGTCACCATTCGTCTGATTACTGATGTAGACAACCCCTTGTGTGGTCAACATGGAGCGACCTATATTTTTGGTGAACAAAAAGGCTTGTCTCCTTCACAATTTAAAAAAGTTGACCAAGATATGTCACAATTCTACACTGACTTTGCTCCTGAAGTTTTAAAACTGGCTGGTTCCGGAGCGGGGGGAGGCATGGCTGCAGGCCTGGTGGCCTTTGCAGATGCAGAAATTAAATCAGGGATTGACTTTGTACTTGATTGTGTTGATTTTGACCAACGTGTGAAGTATGCTGATTTGGTTATAGTAGGGGAAGGACGTATGGATAGCCAGTCCTTATCTGGTAAGGCACCGGTCGGGGTGGCTAGGCGGACACCATCAGCTATTCCTGTCATTGCTATCTGCGGTAGTTTGAAGGATGATTTGCCTGATTTTCCGGTAGCAGGCATTTCAGCTGCCTTTCCCATTATTGGAAAAGTAGCAGACTTAGACCAAGTTTTAGCTGCTGCTAAAGAGAATCTCTATCGAACAGGACTCAATGTTGGAAATCTCATCAAGCTCAGTAAAACATTGTGA
- a CDS encoding MmcQ/YjbR family DNA-binding protein, producing MTFEDAYFKKKVLKPDSLETFGFTATEQGYEFRKTLIAEELEARLFIDLEGKLTGQVVDSDLDEPYDIFRSPQATGTYVGQVREAYGELLSQVADSCYEDQLFSSPQANRLAKFLVQEFSDQADHPFEKEPSYLSFRVDGKWYALFFPLKGEKLGLDGEKAELTYDVVNLKVNPKQMDKLLKMDGVFPSYHMSKKTWVSLVLDETLSDHTIFELLSESRSLVAPKHLRKASEPHYWIIPVNLKYYDIGEEFSANEEILWTQKASMQKGDFVAIYITAPTKAIRYLCQVLEANIPNQGYREEESIRELMRIKPLYTFIDTDFDSDRLKCLGIKTVRGPRHMTEELVQALSPYLKEK from the coding sequence ATGACTTTTGAGGATGCTTATTTTAAAAAGAAAGTCCTAAAACCTGATAGCCTAGAGACTTTTGGTTTTACAGCTACCGAGCAAGGCTACGAGTTCAGAAAAACACTGATAGCTGAAGAACTTGAAGCTCGATTGTTTATTGATTTAGAAGGTAAGTTGACGGGACAGGTTGTCGATAGTGATCTTGATGAGCCTTATGATATCTTCAGGAGTCCTCAGGCTACTGGAACTTACGTTGGTCAAGTCAGAGAAGCTTATGGAGAACTTCTGTCACAGGTAGCTGATTCTTGTTATGAAGATCAATTATTCTCATCTCCACAAGCTAATCGCCTGGCTAAGTTTTTAGTTCAAGAATTTTCAGACCAAGCAGACCATCCTTTCGAGAAGGAACCAAGCTATCTATCTTTTAGAGTTGATGGTAAATGGTATGCCTTGTTTTTTCCTCTTAAGGGAGAAAAACTAGGGCTTGATGGAGAAAAGGCGGAATTAACATATGATGTGGTTAACCTCAAGGTTAATCCGAAGCAAATGGATAAACTCTTGAAAATGGATGGCGTTTTTCCTAGTTACCATATGTCCAAGAAGACCTGGGTTAGTCTTGTTTTAGATGAGACATTGTCGGACCATACCATTTTTGAGCTTCTTAGTGAAAGTCGCTCCCTGGTGGCCCCAAAACATCTTAGAAAGGCTTCGGAGCCTCATTATTGGATTATCCCGGTAAATTTGAAATACTACGATATTGGGGAGGAGTTTTCCGCAAATGAGGAGATTCTTTGGACACAGAAAGCTAGTATGCAAAAGGGAGATTTTGTGGCTATCTATATTACGGCACCTACCAAGGCCATCCGTTACCTCTGTCAGGTTTTAGAGGCAAATATCCCTAATCAAGGTTATCGTGAAGAGGAGAGTATTAGAGAGTTGATGCGGATTAAACCCTTATACACTTTTATTGACACTGACTTTGATAGTGATAGACTAAAGTGTTTAGGTATTAAAACTGTTCGAGGTCCTCGACATATGACAGAAGAGTTAGTTCAGGCTTTATCCCCTTACCTAAAAGAAAAATAG
- the ccpA gene encoding catabolite control protein A: MNTDETITIYDVAREAGVSMATVSRVVNGNKNVKENTRKKVLEVIDRLDYRPNAVARGLASKKTTTVGVVIPNIANSYFATLARGIDDIATMYKYNIVLASSDENDDHEVTVINSLFAKQVDGIIFMGYHLTEKIRAEFSRTRTPIVLAGTVDLEHQLPSVNIDYKAAVEDSVTQLAKSNEKVAFVSGPLIDDINGKLRLAGYKAGLEKNNLRYNEGLVFEAKYSYKDGFDLAQRVLNSGATAAYVGEDELAAGLLNGLFAAGKSVPEDFEIITSNDSPITSYTRPNLSSINYPLYDLGAVSMRMLTKIMNKEELEEKDVILNHGLTLRQSTK; this comes from the coding sequence ATGAATACTGATGAAACAATTACTATATACGACGTTGCGCGTGAAGCAGGTGTTTCGATGGCGACTGTGTCTCGTGTGGTAAATGGAAATAAAAATGTAAAAGAAAACACCCGAAAAAAAGTGCTTGAGGTCATTGATCGTTTGGATTACCGTCCAAATGCGGTTGCGCGTGGCTTGGCGAGTAAGAAAACCACTACTGTAGGAGTTGTTATTCCAAATATTGCTAATAGTTATTTTGCTACTTTAGCAAGGGGGATTGATGATATTGCAACCATGTACAAGTACAATATTGTTCTTGCATCTAGTGATGAAAATGACGATCACGAAGTTACCGTGATTAACTCTCTATTTGCCAAACAAGTAGATGGTATCATCTTCATGGGTTACCACTTGACGGAAAAAATTCGTGCAGAATTTTCTCGTACTCGTACGCCGATTGTCCTAGCAGGAACAGTGGACCTCGAACACCAATTACCGAGTGTTAACATAGACTATAAAGCTGCCGTTGAGGATTCTGTAACGCAGCTTGCTAAAAGTAATGAAAAGGTTGCTTTTGTATCAGGACCACTAATTGATGATATTAATGGTAAGCTCCGTCTAGCTGGTTATAAGGCTGGACTTGAAAAGAATAATTTGCGCTACAATGAAGGACTTGTCTTTGAAGCTAAATATAGCTATAAAGACGGCTTTGATTTAGCACAACGTGTCTTGAACTCTGGTGCCACTGCTGCCTATGTTGGGGAAGATGAATTGGCTGCGGGTCTCTTGAATGGCCTCTTTGCTGCAGGTAAATCTGTTCCAGAAGACTTCGAAATCATCACAAGCAATGATTCACCAATTACAAGTTATACACGTCCAAACCTTTCTAGTATTAATTATCCTCTCTATGATTTAGGGGCGGTTAGCATGCGTATGTTGACTAAAATCATGAATAAGGAAGAGCTTGAAGAAAAAGATGTTATTCTTAATCATGGTCTTACCTTACGTCAGTCAACAAAATAA
- a CDS encoding M24 family metallopeptidase translates to MSKLDRIRHFLNENKAGLAIVSDPVTVNYLTGFDCDPHERQMFLFVYENREPALFVPALEVARASAVLDFPVFGYVDSENPWQKIKAGLASTDSPIIYAEFDNLNVTKFQGLQTVFEGRFENLTPFIQKMRVIKSADEIQKMIVAGDYADKAVNIGFDNISLDVTETDIIAQIEFGMKKIGINQMSFETMVLTGNNAANPHGIPGTNRIENDSLLLFDLGVVSQGYVSDMTRTVAVGQPDQFKKDIYNICLEAQLTALDFIKPGVTASEVDAAARNVIEKAGYGEYFNHRLGHGLGMDVHEFPSIMEGNDLVIEEGMCFSVEPGIYIPEKVGVRIEDCGYVTKDGFEVFTHTPKELLYFDV, encoded by the coding sequence ATGTCTAAACTTGATCGCATTCGTCATTTTTTGAATGAAAATAAAGCAGGGCTAGCTATTGTTTCAGATCCTGTAACTGTCAATTATCTTACTGGTTTTGATTGTGACCCACATGAACGCCAAATGTTCCTCTTCGTCTACGAAAATCGTGAACCTGCCCTCTTTGTTCCTGCTCTTGAGGTTGCACGTGCCTCTGCTGTACTCGACTTCCCAGTCTTTGGTTATGTGGATTCTGAAAATCCATGGCAAAAAATCAAGGCTGGCCTAGCAAGTACAGACAGCCCTATTATTTATGCAGAGTTTGACAATCTCAATGTGACTAAGTTCCAAGGATTGCAAACGGTCTTTGAAGGTCGCTTTGAAAACTTGACACCATTCATTCAAAAAATGCGCGTTATCAAGTCAGCTGATGAAATTCAAAAAATGATTGTTGCCGGTGATTATGCTGATAAAGCTGTTAATATCGGTTTCGACAATATCTCTCTTGATGTTACTGAAACAGACATCATTGCTCAAATCGAATTTGGCATGAAGAAAATCGGTATCAATCAAATGTCCTTTGAAACGATGGTTCTTACAGGTAATAATGCCGCAAACCCTCATGGTATTCCAGGAACTAACCGTATTGAAAATGACAGCCTCCTCCTCTTCGACTTGGGTGTTGTTAGTCAAGGCTATGTTTCAGATATGACACGTACCGTAGCTGTCGGTCAACCTGACCAATTCAAGAAAGATATTTACAATATCTGTTTGGAAGCTCAACTCACTGCCCTTGATTTTATCAAACCAGGTGTAACTGCCAGCGAAGTCGATGCTGCAGCACGTAATGTTATTGAAAAAGCTGGTTACGGCGAATACTTCAACCACCGTCTGGGACATGGGCTTGGTATGGATGTCCACGAGTTCCCTTCAATCATGGAAGGAAATGACTTGGTAATCGAAGAAGGAATGTGTTTCTCTGTTGAACCAGGTATTTACATTCCTGAAAAAGTTGGTGTTCGTATTGAGGACTGTGGTTATGTGACAAAAGATGGCTTTGAAGTCTTCACACACACACCAAAAGAATTGCTCTATTTTGATGTCTAA
- a CDS encoding S1 RNA-binding domain-containing protein — protein sequence MKIGDKLRGVITGIKPYGAFVSLENGTTGLIHISEIKTGYIDNIYNTLKVDQEVLVQVVDFDEFTQKASLSLRTLEEEKNKIPHRHRFSDSRLNYGFKPLAEAMPGWIEEGLDYLRQEHEEK from the coding sequence ATGAAAATTGGAGACAAGCTTAGGGGTGTTATCACAGGCATCAAGCCTTACGGTGCCTTTGTTTCATTGGAAAATGGTACCACAGGCTTGATTCACATCTCAGAGATTAAGACAGGTTATATCGACAACATCTACAATACCCTCAAGGTAGACCAGGAGGTCTTGGTTCAAGTTGTTGATTTTGATGAATTTACACAAAAGGCCAGTCTTTCTTTGAGAACCCTTGAGGAAGAAAAAAATAAAATCCCTCATCGTCATCGTTTCTCAGATAGTCGTTTGAACTATGGCTTTAAACCCTTGGCAGAAGCAATGCCAGGATGGATTGAAGAAGGACTTGACTATCTTAGACAAGAGCATGAGGAAAAATAG
- a CDS encoding Cof-type HAD-IIB family hydrolase, whose amino-acid sequence MPVDAKTKYKAKKTKIVFFDIDDTLRVKKTGYIPESIKAVFKGLKEKGILTGIATGRGYYGVVEDIRDLEPDYFVTINGTYVINRKGEEIYNQPLAREVTEAFVAWCKEIGIAWGFAGKDKPVVSERSDLIDDAMKPVYGLCDVEPDFHLSNDVYHMWTFAENDGELELPEELATHVRMVPWHEHSSDVVANGISKASGVEHVLEHENLKPVNAMMFGDGPNDMEIFDYVGLKIAMGNAAPELKEKADYVTGTVEEDGIFNALEELGLVEKELHFPQLDLDAVEGPVATIKTNHGDLVIKLFPDHAPLTVTNFVNLAKSGYYDGVIFHRIIKDFMIQGGDPTGTGMGGESSFGGSFQDEFSEELYNLRGALSMANAGPDTNGSQFFIVQTPEIPYAKKELERGGWPAPIAEAYAENGGTPHLDRRHTVFGQLVDEDSYKVLDEIANVEVGAQDKPLEDVVIETVEVAD is encoded by the coding sequence ATGCCAGTAGATGCTAAAACAAAATACAAGGCCAAGAAGACAAAGATTGTTTTCTTCGACATTGACGACACCCTTCGTGTCAAAAAGACAGGCTACATTCCTGAGTCTATTAAGGCTGTTTTCAAAGGGCTTAAAGAAAAAGGAATTTTGACGGGGATTGCCACAGGACGTGGCTACTATGGTGTCGTTGAGGACATTCGAGACCTAGAGCCCGATTATTTTGTAACCATCAATGGAACTTATGTGATTAATCGAAAAGGGGAAGAAATTTATAACCAGCCCCTAGCTCGTGAAGTTACAGAAGCCTTTGTTGCTTGGTGCAAGGAGATTGGGATTGCTTGGGGCTTTGCCGGTAAGGATAAGCCAGTTGTCTCAGAGCGTTCAGATTTGATTGATGATGCTATGAAACCAGTCTATGGTCTTTGTGATGTGGAGCCAGACTTCCATTTGTCGAACGATGTTTACCATATGTGGACTTTTGCGGAAAATGATGGTGAGCTTGAGTTACCAGAAGAACTTGCGACACATGTTCGTATGGTACCTTGGCACGAACACTCATCTGACGTCGTAGCAAATGGTATCTCAAAAGCATCTGGTGTCGAGCATGTCTTGGAGCATGAAAACCTTAAACCGGTCAATGCTATGATGTTTGGTGATGGTCCAAATGATATGGAGATTTTTGACTATGTTGGACTTAAGATTGCCATGGGTAATGCCGCACCAGAATTGAAAGAAAAAGCAGATTACGTTACAGGAACAGTAGAAGAAGATGGCATTTTCAATGCCTTGGAGGAACTCGGATTGGTAGAAAAAGAACTTCATTTCCCACAACTTGACTTGGATGCAGTAGAAGGTCCAGTCGCAACAATTAAAACAAACCATGGTGATTTGGTCATCAAGCTTTTCCCTGATCATGCACCATTAACAGTTACTAACTTTGTCAATTTGGCCAAGAGTGGCTACTATGACGGTGTGATTTTCCACCGTATTATCAAGGACTTTATGATTCAAGGTGGTGACCCAACTGGTACTGGTATGGGTGGTGAGTCAAGCTTCGGTGGTAGCTTCCAGGATGAATTTTCTGAAGAGCTCTATAACCTCCGTGGTGCGCTTTCTATGGCCAATGCAGGACCAGATACTAATGGTAGCCAGTTCTTCATCGTTCAAACGCCTGAAATTCCTTATGCTAAAAAGGAACTCGAACGTGGTGGTTGGCCAGCACCAATCGCAGAAGCTTATGCTGAAAATGGTGGAACACCTCACCTAGACCGTCGTCACACAGTCTTTGGTCAATTGGTGGATGAAGACTCTTACAAGGTGCTTGATGAGATTGCCAATGTTGAGGTTGGAGCTCAAGATAAGCCACTTGAGGATGTTGTGATTGAAACAGTTGAGGTAGCAGACTAA
- the smpB gene encoding SsrA-binding protein SmpB, with the protein MPKGEGNVVAQNKKARHDYSIVDTIEAGIVLTGTEIKSVRAARIQLKDGYAQIKNGEAWLINVHIAPFEQGNIWNQDPDRTRKLLLKKKQITKLQNDLKGTGMTLVPLKVYLKNGFAKVLLGIVKGKHDYDKRESIKRREQERDIKRIIKSVNR; encoded by the coding sequence ATGCCAAAGGGTGAAGGCAATGTTGTTGCTCAGAATAAAAAGGCTAGACATGACTATAGTATCGTTGATACTATTGAAGCAGGTATCGTGCTAACAGGGACGGAGATTAAATCCGTTCGTGCGGCACGCATCCAACTAAAAGATGGCTATGCCCAAATCAAGAACGGTGAGGCTTGGTTAATCAATGTTCATATTGCTCCGTTTGAGCAAGGTAATATTTGGAATCAGGATCCAGACCGTACGAGAAAATTATTGCTCAAGAAGAAGCAAATCACCAAACTTCAAAATGACCTTAAGGGAACAGGAATGACCTTGGTTCCTTTGAAGGTATACCTAAAAAACGGTTTTGCCAAGGTATTGCTTGGTATTGTCAAAGGGAAACATGATTATGATAAACGTGAATCTATCAAACGTCGTGAACAAGAACGTGATATCAAACGTATTATCAAGAGTGTTAACCGTTAA
- the rnr gene encoding ribonuclease R — translation MKESIINYLKEHGKSSVNDIAQALNHAGGEKFPQLIKAISAMESKGQLRFNRDGSVSLRPKKENPNQVTVEGVFRANKNGFGFLHVDDSEDDMFIGRNDVGHAIDGDTVAVVIKKPADRLRGTAAEARVVEIVERSLKTVVGKFILSDEKEPYAGYIKSKNQKIQQPIYIKKEPVALDGTEIIKVDIEKYPNRHYDYFVGSVRDIIGHQGDAGIDVLEVLESMDIVSEFPEDVMAEAEAVPDAPSQEDLVGRVDLRQEVTFTIDGADAKDLDDAVHIKHLPNGNFELGVHIADVSYYVTEGSALNREAVARGTSVYVTDRVVPMLPERLSNGICSLNPNVDRLTQSAIMEITPKGKVVNHKICQSVINTTFRMTYSDVNEMLAGNPEKIEQFKPIMDSVSAMAELHKILEDMRERRGALNFDTSEARILVNEKGMPVDIVVRERGTAERMIESFMLAANECVAEHFAKAKLPFIYRIHEEPKAEKLQRFMDYASIFGVQIKGTANKMDQLDLQEFMAKVQGKPGAEVMNMMLLRSMQQARYSEHNHGHYGLAAQYYTHFTSPIRRYPDLLVHRMIREYTNNMSQGTREHFEEVIPELATSSSTLERRAIDAERVVEAMKKAEYMEEFVGQEFDGIVGSVVKFGMFVELPNTIEGLVHITTLPEFYNYNERTMTLQGEKTGKTFRVGQPIRVKLTRADKETGDIDFQYLPSEYDVTEKVDHKARQEREEKAKAFRNRGPRRDRQNGDFERRGKRGDNRNHQDANGRKGSYDEKRKSSKKPDKRKNQNRPHNDNKGRESGRRKKKGNKPFYKDVAKKRK, via the coding sequence ATGAAAGAATCTATTATAAATTATTTGAAGGAGCATGGGAAATCTAGTGTAAACGACATTGCCCAGGCTCTTAATCATGCTGGGGGAGAAAAGTTCCCTCAGCTCATCAAGGCCATATCAGCCATGGAAAGTAAGGGACAGTTGCGTTTTAACCGAGATGGATCTGTATCCTTGCGTCCTAAGAAAGAAAACCCTAATCAGGTGACTGTTGAAGGTGTCTTCCGTGCCAATAAGAACGGTTTTGGTTTCTTGCATGTCGATGACAGTGAAGATGATATGTTCATTGGTCGTAATGATGTTGGCCATGCCATTGACGGTGATACTGTTGCCGTTGTCATCAAGAAACCAGCAGATCGTTTGCGTGGGACAGCAGCAGAAGCACGAGTTGTTGAAATTGTAGAACGTTCACTTAAGACTGTTGTAGGGAAATTTATCCTTAGCGACGAGAAAGAACCCTATGCGGGTTACATTAAGTCTAAAAACCAAAAAATTCAGCAGCCAATTTATATCAAGAAAGAACCAGTTGCCCTAGATGGTACTGAAATTATCAAGGTTGATATTGAAAAATACCCTAACCGTCACTATGATTATTTCGTAGGAAGTGTTCGTGACATTATTGGTCATCAGGGGGATGCTGGTATTGATGTCTTGGAAGTCTTGGAATCAATGGATATTGTTTCAGAGTTCCCAGAGGATGTCATGGCGGAAGCAGAAGCTGTCCCAGATGCACCGAGTCAAGAAGACCTCGTTGGTCGTGTTGACCTTCGTCAAGAAGTAACCTTTACTATTGACGGAGCCGATGCTAAGGACTTGGACGATGCGGTCCATATCAAACATTTGCCAAATGGTAACTTTGAACTTGGTGTTCATATTGCCGATGTGTCCTACTATGTCACTGAAGGGTCTGCTCTTAACCGTGAGGCTGTAGCACGTGGGACCTCTGTTTATGTGACAGACCGCGTGGTGCCAATGTTGCCTGAGCGTCTTTCAAATGGTATTTGTTCACTAAATCCCAATGTTGACCGCTTAACGCAGTCAGCCATCATGGAGATTACTCCAAAAGGTAAGGTGGTTAATCATAAGATTTGTCAATCTGTGATTAATACAACCTTCCGTATGACCTACAGTGATGTCAATGAGATGTTGGCTGGAAATCCAGAAAAGATTGAGCAGTTTAAGCCAATCATGGATTCTGTATCAGCTATGGCAGAATTGCATAAGATTTTAGAAGACATGCGTGAGCGTCGTGGTGCCCTTAACTTTGATACATCTGAAGCTCGTATCTTGGTCAATGAGAAGGGGATGCCAGTGGATATCGTGGTGCGTGAACGTGGAACAGCCGAGCGAATGATTGAATCCTTCATGTTGGCTGCCAATGAATGTGTGGCAGAGCACTTTGCTAAGGCTAAGTTGCCATTTATCTACCGTATCCACGAAGAACCAAAGGCCGAGAAATTGCAACGCTTCATGGATTATGCCTCTATCTTTGGTGTTCAAATCAAAGGGACTGCCAATAAGATGGATCAGCTAGACTTGCAAGAGTTTATGGCCAAAGTTCAGGGGAAACCTGGAGCAGAGGTCATGAACATGATGCTGCTTCGTTCAATGCAACAAGCCCGCTACTCAGAACACAATCATGGACACTACGGACTTGCGGCTCAGTACTATACCCACTTTACTAGTCCAATCCGTCGTTACCCAGACCTCTTGGTTCACCGAATGATTCGTGAGTACACTAACAATATGTCTCAAGGAACACGTGAACATTTTGAAGAGGTTATTCCTGAGTTAGCGACATCATCTTCAACTCTTGAACGTCGTGCCATTGATGCCGAACGTGTCGTTGAAGCTATGAAAAAAGCGGAATACATGGAAGAGTTTGTTGGCCAAGAATTCGATGGTATTGTCGGAAGTGTGGTTAAATTTGGTATGTTTGTGGAATTGCCAAACACTATCGAAGGTTTGGTTCACATCACGACCCTTCCAGAATTTTACAATTACAATGAACGTACCATGACACTTCAGGGTGAGAAAACTGGTAAGACTTTCCGAGTTGGTCAGCCTATCCGTGTCAAGTTAACACGTGCGGATAAGGAAACCGGAGACATTGACTTCCAATACCTTCCAAGCGAGTATGATGTTACTGAGAAAGTAGACCACAAGGCTCGTCAGGAACGTGAAGAGAAGGCGAAAGCCTTCCGCAATAGAGGTCCACGTCGTGACCGTCAAAATGGAGACTTCGAACGTCGTGGTAAACGTGGGGATAACCGTAACCATCAAGATGCTAATGGTCGTAAAGGCTCTTATGACGAAAAACGTAAGTCATCTAAGAAACCCGACAAGCGTAAGAATCAAAACCGTCCTCATAATGATAACAAGGGACGTGAGAGTGGCCGTCGTAAGAAGAAAGGGAACAAACCTTTCTACAAGGACGTTGCTAAAAAACGAAAATAG
- the secG gene encoding preprotein translocase subunit SecG: protein MYDLLLTLLLVMSAIIVIAVFMQPQKNPSSNVFDGGGSEALFERSKPRGFEAFMQRFTGIMVFLWIVDAIVLSILSSK, encoded by the coding sequence ATGTACGACTTATTATTAACGCTGCTCTTGGTGATGTCAGCTATTATTGTGATTGCGGTATTCATGCAGCCACAAAAAAATCCAAGTAGCAATGTCTTTGATGGTGGTGGGTCAGAAGCACTATTTGAACGTAGTAAACCACGTGGTTTTGAAGCCTTTATGCAACGCTTTACAGGAATCATGGTTTTTCTATGGATTGTAGATGCAATCGTCCTTTCCATTCTCTCAAGTAAGTAA
- the rpmG gene encoding 50S ribosomal protein L33 — protein MRVKINLKCSECGSINYLTSKNKQNHPDKIQVPKFCPKDRKVTLHVES, from the coding sequence GTGAGAGTTAAAATCAATTTAAAGTGTAGTGAATGTGGGAGCATCAACTATCTCACAAGTAAAAATAAACAGAATCATCCTGATAAAATTCAGGTACCCAAATTCTGCCCTAAGGATAGAAAAGTAACCTTACATGTTGAATCTTAA
- a CDS encoding multidrug efflux MFS transporter, which produces MAWIGTFFTGASFSIVMPFMALYIEELGVKGDMVEWYAGLSVAISALASALVSPVWGRLADRYGRKPMMIRASMVMTFTMGGLALVPNVFWLLFLRTLNGLFAGYVPNATALIASQAPQNRSGYALGTLSTGLTAGVLIGPLLGGTLSEAFGMRGTFLLVGLILFICCLLTIFGLREDFQPVEKGEMMTLSQVFAKIPSKSMLIGLFVTSMIIQISAQSIAPMLALYIRYLGQRENILFYSGLIVSAMGFSSLLSTPFLGKLGDRIGNHRLLLMGLFYSFLLYFLCGFAGSALQLGILRFAYGFGVGALMPSVNSLLTKMTPKEGISRIFSFNQSFSYIGQVLGPFVGSAVATGLGYRWVFFVTAMIVFGNFVWSLIIFRKLLGVKNIGES; this is translated from the coding sequence ATTGCATGGATAGGAACCTTTTTTACTGGAGCTAGTTTCTCCATTGTTATGCCTTTTATGGCCCTCTACATTGAGGAACTGGGTGTTAAAGGAGATATGGTCGAATGGTATGCTGGCTTGTCTGTTGCCATCTCTGCCTTAGCTTCTGCCTTGGTTTCTCCTGTTTGGGGACGCCTGGCTGACCGTTATGGTCGAAAGCCCATGATGATCAGGGCCAGCATGGTGATGACTTTTACAATGGGAGGTCTTGCCTTAGTCCCAAATGTTTTCTGGCTACTTTTCTTGAGAACGCTGAATGGTTTATTTGCGGGCTATGTCCCAAATGCCACAGCATTAATTGCTAGTCAGGCTCCTCAGAACCGTTCTGGCTATGCCCTGGGGACCTTGTCTACGGGTCTAACGGCAGGTGTTCTGATTGGTCCTTTGTTAGGTGGTACCTTGTCTGAGGCGTTTGGTATGAGGGGCACCTTTTTATTGGTTGGACTCATTCTATTTATCTGCTGCCTCTTAACTATTTTTGGTTTGCGAGAGGATTTCCAGCCTGTCGAAAAGGGAGAGATGATGACCCTTTCTCAAGTTTTTGCAAAAATTCCTAGCAAATCTATGTTGATTGGACTTTTTGTGACCAGTATGATTATCCAGATTTCTGCCCAATCGATTGCGCCTATGTTGGCCCTTTACATTCGTTATTTAGGTCAGAGGGAAAATATCCTTTTTTACTCAGGGTTAATTGTTTCTGCTATGGGCTTCTCTAGTCTCTTAAGTACCCCTTTTCTGGGAAAACTGGGAGACCGTATTGGAAATCATCGCCTGCTTTTAATGGGGCTGTTTTATAGCTTTCTCTTGTATTTCCTCTGTGGTTTTGCCGGTTCAGCCTTGCAACTGGGTATCTTACGTTTTGCCTATGGCTTTGGTGTGGGTGCCCTTATGCCTAGTGTCAATTCTTTATTGACCAAGATGACACCCAAAGAAGGAATCTCAAGAATATTTAGCTTTAATCAAAGCTTTTCATATATTGGACAGGTTTTAGGTCCTTTTGTTGGGTCAGCAGTTGCGACAGGGCTTGGTTATCGCTGGGTCTTCTTTGTGACTGCGATGATTGTCTTTGGAAATTTTGTCTGGTCCTTAATCATCTTTAGAAAATTGCTAGGAGTCAAGAATATAGGTGAGAGTTAA